The following nucleotide sequence is from Xiphophorus maculatus strain JP 163 A chromosome 22, X_maculatus-5.0-male, whole genome shotgun sequence.
taaaaattatttacactttaaaagTGCAAAGTGTAAATGACACTTTGCACTAAgtgtaattatttacaaaataatacaaagttggcacttttaatgggcTTTTAAAGCACCTTTGCattaagtgtcattatttactgaatgagaCATTCAGAAAgattccttcatgttcataacagatgttatgtcatgtttatcaCACTGTCATGTCAGCCTTATGAACACCCTGTCAAATGTTGCCAAATATGCTTATTAAAAATGGCACTGTGATGTGACAGTGAGAcgtatatgtaaaaaaaaaaaaaaaaaaaaaaaaaaatcaagcccCTCTAACTCTTCCATGTGGTcgtactgccatctgcagaaaacaTTCCACCcagtcagaaacagccaatcagagccaggaggagggtcttaccactgagtgagctgccGCTTTCCTGCAGCTGTGCTAatagtggagaaacaacttaccgttacaggaaacCCGTGTATCTGCCGCTGAAGTAGCCAAAAAGACTTTCCCAGTAGATTCTACAACCGTGTTGTTCTCTTCACTCAAACAGCTGGCTGGTGAGTTTCCACACATAACATGAAACATACctataaacatgtttatttttctcaacagTCCGTACGAAATGCTAACGTCTCAGGTTGCTGCCAGTTTAAACGCTCCTCATTCAGATAAAATGAACATGAAGTTAGACTtcaaaaatggaagaaaaacactgttggCAGCTGAATTTAGAAGTTCTCATTTTAAATAGCCAAGTTTAACTTTATTAGCTCATTATTTGTACAAAggcatcttttattcttttggtttttgaacAACTAATTCATGTGCATCTCAAGTGCATCCTTCACCAGAACTTGATTttgaaggcttttttttttttttttttcccccccgattctgtgtttcactgtaaaattATCATAAATATAAACTTCGATGCCTAAATTTTGGTACCAAGAAGCTGGCAGATCAGCCACTGAAGTGACTGGAAACAAATATGCACCGATTGGTTCTTATatgttcagaaaaataaagctgagTGATTTCAATGTAATGTTGAACTGTTAAATCAGGATTTTATTCATTAGCCCTCATTAGTAAATAGAATTTCAATAATGATTAACTTAGAGATTTTCACAGCTGTATTGAAACGTTGATGGTAAACGAGCTTTTTGTCAGATCCCAGAACAAGCAAATATGAATTTATTCCAAGAGCTTTTCTTTGATATCATGGAAAGACTTCTTGATTTGAAATATTAACAGTATGATCTGTTAAAAGCATTGCTATCGTGAACAATCAGTTATCAGCAGATCAGAACGTCATCACCGTACGGCTCCTAAcctaaatgtcaaacaaaaaaacgaagAACCTGACGCAGTTCAAGAAAGAGGAACAGCAAAGGGTTtacatattaatttattcacataCACATGCTCACAAACGGCTATATCTGCacaacaaatcatttttttgcACACAGTTGGGAATGTTCattatatgtttatataatCTTAtcgacaaaaacacaaataatgtaAACTTACACCTTTATGTGATGGGGGGCCGGTGAGCCCATAAAAGAGGAAATATGCGAAAACATACAACAAACTTCTGATCCGTTTAATATCCACGTCTCTGGGTGGATTTTCTTAAGAGGTTTGAATTTGATGCGACtggaaaaaacccaacaaattaACAGCAGCTTTCTGCAAGcaacgacaaaaaaaacatgacgataaaagcattttcagtTAATAGCAATATGGTACTAGGAAGTTGAATCAATGACGTTTAAATTTGTCCCTTAATTTCGAAATATAGATGCAACTTTCTTTACCTGGTTTGTTTCTGGAGTCAACGTGTGTTGATCGACAGAAGGTTATAATAAATAAGGACTGATCTCAAACTACTATGATATGTTCACCAGTTTGCACTTAAAAACAGATACCAGAACCACCAACACTTTCCACTCTTGACTGGAGAATACAGATAAACTACAGTACAACCACATGTCGGAAAGGTCTGTCCTCTTCCTGAATGAGGGTAAGGGGAGGGTGGAGGTGCTGAAGGCGGAGGTGATTTACGGACAGAGTTGACCTGGAGGCGAAAAGTGAAGCTTGAGACGAGATGAGCCGCGGCTTGGCGACACAAGCTGTCGAGACCACGAGGGTGAAAGATTGTAGGCGAGGaaaaagggaaggaaagaaaaaacaaaaaggaggagaggagagaggcgGACCTGAACGAGCCTTAGTGGCGAGCGGCAGATTCTCTGGGGTAGAACTCAGCCAAGGTGCTCTGAGGAATCCTCTTCAGCATCTCCTTGGGGAAAATTCGCAGCAGCTGCCAGCCGATGTCCAGAGTCTCGTAAACAGTCCTGTTGTCGTACGGGCCTGAGGGAGACCAGGGCCACAGACATTACACACACAGAACCCCATACACCACATCCACTCAAACAGTTCAGAAGGAGGCAAGATGGTGGGTGAGCATGAAACAGTCATACAATTAtttatcagtttagttttaaacCCAGATCAAGGGCTGATTTGAACACTTTGAAAGATCTAGAGATCCATGGACTTGGATAAAGTTTAAGGGCAGAAAtttacatgaacattttcaaggtttcccccagaaaacttgctaagcccggtggttgggcgCCAGAGCAggcattcatccagcggcctgttgtgtttttgagttaaaaaatgttaaaagttgacaagaagtttgaaaatatcacttgataattatgtgttaatgggctgcacagtggagcagttggtagcactgttgccttgcagcaaaaagggttcgattcccggcccagggtctttctgcatggagtttgcatgttctccctctgcatgcgtgggttctctccgggtactccggcttcctcccacagtccaaaaacatgactgttaggtaaattggttTTTCTAAAATTccccctaggtgtgagtgtgtgtgtgcatggttgtgtgttcagtctgtctctgtgttgccctgcgccagactggcgacctgtccagggtgaccccgcctctcgcccggaacgtagctggagatagacaccagcagccctcctgaccccactagggacaaggatgtaagaaaatggatggatggatgaattatATGCTATTGAAAGATTGGCAAGATTAATGTCTGAACACCAACTGTAAAgtcttaaaatgcaaacattttttaaaagactttaaataaagcaatgtttagcctggtgggggcacaagtaaagcatggtgacccgccaggcttataatacacttgGGGAAACCCTGATTTTGCTAAACACCAGTAGTCTCTGTTTGTTCTGCCATGACACTGGACAAGTATTTCAAATGCTcttttgaaatttaaaagtttttatttcctcatcGTGGGCAtaaatgtaagatttatttttagcctCTTGGTTATGTGTTTGAACCAATGATGTGTCTAAGAATAAGAAACGGCTCAACAAGACAGGTCACAATTGCACATACTGACTCTAATAAACAACTAAATTGATAAACAACCTTTAGGCATGTTGTATCCAAAACCCATCCTACTGGACTGATTCTAGTAGGAGGCCTTGACTAGACTCGTTACAGAAATGGGTTCTGATGGTTGAACTGAATATGTAGACTGGCCTTCCTGTCCAATTCCGCTCAGAAAACATTCTCACTTGCAGCACAAACTGGGCTTTCTCCCTTTCACTCGGATTCTTTCCAGTCGATTTCTGACtgggccaatcagtgaacagaaggagaagtcaCGAACGATGACATCGATTTTCTGCGCCGTTTCAGAATtgcttgtagttttagcaatggcagcggaggaagtgaatgaagccgTTCAGTCCTTGTTGGTcacttttaaatattgaattaacaatAACAGCCGCCTCGTTCAGCTCAGCACTTCTCTCGTCGCAGTGGAAGACTGTTGTTTACAACGCAGGCAATTTCAGGTAAGCTTCAGCGttagtgattgggtaaaattgAAAACCTCAATCTGTCCACGCCCCcaggaagcaatcatttctcaacaGCCAAgagtccagaccctctggacAAAGCAGAGTGTAGTACATGggtctggtttttaccaggctactgAATATGTAGTTAAGGGTaagtttttctttccagctGCTGTCCAGTACAAGCTTTCAAAGAACCCTACATTTTAGGTGGAGCTgccagaaaaatgtctttttaccTATTGTTatattaaagtaataaaaacatctgggggaaaaattatatatatattgtatctGAAACAACTTAATCACAAGTtattgttctttgtttcttaccCTGAGCAATAAAATTCTTCTCAAACTTCTGCAGGAACTCCAGGTAGAGGAGATCATCAGAGGTAAGGGCCTCCTCTCCCACCACAGCCTTCATGGCCTGGACGTCTTTACCGATGGCGTAACAGGCATACTGGAAGCAAACACAGGGACTCATCATGGTCTTGATGATGGCTGCTCACTGGCCACACCTTAAACCAGCAGtgcctggagggccggcatcctgcgtgttttacttctctccctggtttaacgcacctggatcaaatgaacGGCTCATTAGAAGGTCTAAGAAGAACATCGACCTGCTGAGAAGGtcgttactaccaccaggggagaaactgaaacatgcaggatgtcggccctccaagaccgactttgggcaccgcTGCCTTAAACCATTGCCTTGGATGGGATTTGTTACCAGCTGGTTGGACACATCGGCGTGGTCTTTCCTGGTCATCCCTTCACCGATAGCTGACTTCATCAGACGAGACAGCGAGGGCAGCACATTAATGGGTGGGTAGATCTAAAACACACAAGTGTACAGTGTGTAATGAGCAGGCAGGCAGCAGGATCCCTTTGGGGGCCCTGAACAGAGCTGAGCAGGAACATGTAGTAACGATTTTATTCTCTCTCAGAATATAAGCAGTTCATATCCCAGAATGCAGAAGCTCATTTAGAGATGAATGGTTTACTGACCAACGGGGGCGATGAGAGCAGCGCGGCTTCGCTGATGTAAAAATCTATGATTCAAGTCTGTTCTGGATAACTAAGAAAACGTCAGCATTCGTGTTCACCAACTGGAATGTTTCAAACAGATGTGGAACTGGTGGGACTGATTTCCTGTTACGAAATTCCACCTAGCCCAGCCGCAATAAATCAACTAATCCATTAAGGATGAATTAAAACTCAATGATtcccatttgcataatttatcatttttctcttttctttctctttctatcagaaactgaatgataaaagtcttcagttcagaattaattgcatttgttgtttattttggatatttaaaatgacttcctgttgcagtgttaaatgttctttaggaTTTACAGTAAATCTTATTAATCTTTGACAAAGGgatcttgcattattatgccatttccATTCCATTACTTTAAAATACCGcagtctcaaaacaacaatattatagtttatcacaataatttatgTGACAATTTATCACCAGCAAAATTTGTCATCTTGACAAGCCTAATCccagataaatacataaataagaaGACTACTACTACACTATATACTACAACTCAGAGCACAACAGGGATTCagaattttgctttgttttaggCGACGAAGAGCAAGGCATGTTTATATGAAGAACTTGTGAAATTCTCCCACCTGTCTGTTGTGCAGCTGTCTGTCAACGTAGACCTGGCCCTCTGTGATGTATCCAGTGAGATCAGGAATTGGATGGGTAATGTCTgggacacaaaaacaaaagttcccacaattcaaaatgaaaatacagaCAAACCCCAACAAGCCGTATTCAACAAATGTAGTAGAAGAAATATTTGACATAATTAAACAATCGTGATTCCTCGTAGTGCCGGAGAAGGCTGATAAAACCGCAgtctaaataaactaaaagagCTACGGGGTGTGTTGTTGCTGCTCACCGTCGTTGGGCATGGTGAGGATGGGGATCTGGGTGATGGAGCCGTTCCTTCCCTCTACTCGGCCGGCACGCTCATAGATGGTGGCCAGGTCGGTGTACATGTAACCGGGGAAACCTCGGCGGCCAGGCACTTCCTCTCGAGCAGCAGAgacctgacaaaaaaaataataataatgttattttgtcAAAGAACACAAGAAGTCATTACTACTCAGTTAAATGTTCTCTTCAGTGACTTTCTGTCCTCCCATTGGGCTCTGTGCTGGCACTGATTCAGagtttcagataaaaaattaaaaaataaacttctgtcAGACAAAGgtaatccaaaataaaaaaggaaaagtccATTTCAAATAGTGTCATTTATTAAAGCTGATGTAGGtaacttttttaaatagaagcttttttgcatatttgttatgcaaaaacaaatatttgttagaAATATCACAAAGTCGTGACTGCACAATATCCTGTCATGTCATAAAAGTACGAAATTGATAACATTCATTCAAAGTTTCTTACTTTGTCGTTTGAGCCAGCAACTATTCCAGATAAATAagttgttttggggttttttttggggggggggcaaCATGGATAAACATCCGCTTATCCATGTTGCAAATTCTGCTTTCAGAAGCTCCACGGAAATGACCGAGAGCAAAGCTGACATCAAGTCAAGTGAAATCGGAGCAAGAAGGTAAGAAAATGTGTCCCATTTATCCTTGGATTCAAAGGTTAATGGTGCACTCGTGAACAGTCGACTCAATGCGACAAAAACTCAACCTTCTCATATGAATGAGAATGGAAGTAAGTGATGATGTCCTGGCTTTTTGTATGGACTGAATTACCCACGAAGCTGTCTGGGTATTAGCTGACAATTGCTGCAGCTGTACACGGACCAAGGTTATGGCCAGCCACCACAAAAAGGGAACATGCACGTGCATCATTTAAAGACCTCCATTGTGCAGGAGACGCATTGAGACAGCAAACCGTACGACACGGGAAGGAGGATTCCAGCGGCACAATGGGCCGAGACAAGAGGCTTGAATTCTGCTCGGGTTCCTGAGGATTCATTCGTTTTCCCTCTGTGTGCTCTCAGTCACGTCTTTTGTGTTTAAGTTTTTCAGTTTCGGACCAcgtttggctttttttccccccttggAAATTccacaaattaaacattttagtttgcttgcttgttttgtgtgaaaagagacaaagtgttttactgcacagttgtttctttatttttcccagAACACTAAAGAAGAGTGGAAGTACACACCAAAGAAAGTCCACACTCTGTACAAAATAAAACCGTTCGCCAAAGTAGAAGAGCGTACAAACAGAGGAGAAATCCAAGGTTTCTTCTTACTTCAGTAGTTTCACTTACAGAGTCCCAGCTCTGTTGAGCCATCCATTCAGCTCTGGGCAGTGGAattcttcataaataaaatagagcctattaaaaattttaaaagcaaaaaagtgaAGTTCTATGTTTACAACTTTCTTTAATTgcctcaataaattaaatagcTACTTTTACTGGTaccactttatttgacgggtgtgcataagactgacataacagtgtcataaacatgacataacatctgttatGCACATGAAGGCGTCTTTATGAATCTCTGAGTGTTATCATGAAGTGTCatacagtaaataatgacacttttaatgcaaagttggcacttttaaatGGTCTTTCACTGCATCTTTttgagcaactttgcattaaaagtgtcctTATTTACAGAACGACACTTCATGATAACActcagacattcataaagattcctccatgttcataacagatgttatgtcatgtttatgacactgtcatgtcagtcttatgcacaccccgtcaaataaagtgctacCCTTTTACTTACTTTCTCCGAGAGCTGTTTGAGAATTTTGAGTAAGGTCTTAGAGCTCATCATGGTGATTGAAAAAAGCAACAGTGAAAGTCACTAATAATTTAATCCAGTTGGCAACACTGTTCACTTAGAAAGGCTCGAACATGCGGTAGGGATCTGGAGAACAGCACCGGCTTGTGTGGATCCTGTTGGACAGACTCCAGTTTGTTCATGTCACTAGTGAGTCCTCTTCCCTCTCCTTATAAAGCACCACAGGGTTCAGTGCTTGGGCCAGTTCCATTTCCAATGCTTTTACTTGCTACACAATGATCACCACACACATGTCAGACGTTGTAGAAATGATTCTAGTACCTCTCTCAGGGCTTCAGCGTAGGAGCTCATGTCAGTGAGGATGACCAGAACGTGTTTCTCACATTGGTAAGCCAGGTACTCTGCCGTGGTCAACGCCAGGCGGGGTGTGATTATGCGCTCAATTCTGGTAGGGAAcagaaaacatataaaaacacttaattttgctaaactaaagaaagaaaataaaatggcgTGCCGGCGTAAAGCCACCCATGTGGAAGCAGCAGAAAGCAGTAAACGGTTTCTACGTGTATCTTACGTGGGATCGTTAGCCAGGTTGAGGAAAAGGCAGACGTTGTCCATGGAGCCGTTTTCCTCAAAGTCCGACTTAAAGAAGCGAGCGGTTTCCATGTTGACCTGAGACAACACAAGGTCATTAAGAATCTTTTGTTCAGTCATTCTGACCACAACCaatattcacacattttatcaGAAACACTGTTGGGAAGATCAGGTGAAATTTTGATCTCCAAGCATTAAACATCAATGGtatattattattctgtgcttcaagaataataataaaaaaagaataatgaaataaaattaaagctaaAGGGAAATGGTTTCAAAATTAGTGGGTTAACTGGTACAATAAGTATCACGGTTACTTTCTATCAGACAGAGACAGAACTGGGAGTCATTGGTGCAGCATCTTCTCTTCGCTCAgtgattgttttagtttattaagAAAGTGATGTAATGATGAGTAATGACCAGTTTTCCTGATAAACAAGCCCTGTCAACGGCGGTTCAGACTGCAGTAAACGATGTGATgtaatgtctaaaaaaaaaaaaaaaaagaaaagattcgatgtaaatatttctaacataCCGAACACAGAAtcttatttgaatttttaaacCTTGTGTATGAAGTTTAAAAAAGGCAGTGGCTGCCCCCCATGGCTGCAAGTACATGTTCCCAACTTGATAAATTCTTTGATTTTGCTGATTTATCCTCTTGTTTTACTGTGAAGCAGTTTATCTGATACACAAAAATGAATTCTCTAGCTGGAAGCCCGAAAGACCAACGCTTCAGCAAAAACGCCTCTTCTAAATGTCAAACctacattttctcatttgtagTCATGTACAGTAAACCATCGGATGTGATGAGGTCATTCTTTCATCTGTTTACTTGACTGAAAGGAACCAGAATTAAACACTGATGCAGCCATGTCCCCCCAGTTAAACAGTAagcagggtttccctcagtgcaTTATAAGACTTTCCGATACAAAATTCATCAtaaatttgtgtaaatttaaTGAGTAAAAACAGTCAGATTATTTGGTTGACTAGGCACTGAAGGAAGAGAATGTTATGACGACAGATGTTGAATTATCAAAGCTGAATTAGAGACAGAAAAAAGCCAGAGAACCTGAGCTGTgcaagagtgaaaaaaaaaaactattaatgcTTTCTGTTTGGTCCCCTCCCACCCACCCTGCAATAAACATATGCAGTGCTGCTACAATATGCAtcgttttcttttgaaaatgcaCATCCATGTGCCTCTTCACATGCTACTGCCAGACTAATCCCAATGAAAGGCAGAAGGACAGATCAGCATTTAGCTAGAGAGACACAAACCcttgtgtgcatgtatgtgtcgGGGAGAGGGTCAAGTTGTCACAAAGGAGGCATTACTGCAGCCAGAAGGAGCAGCTGAGAGGCAGAGAACCTGATACTGCCAtgcctgaaggtgtgaaaagaCTGTTGAATAAGGAACTTCCCTTCGTGGCTGGAGAATATGCTCACAAGTGCAGAAGTAAAAAGATGAACTTAAAGGTTAAATCCACCTGATGAATAAAAGGGAACACTGGAGAAAGCGGGCAAGGCGTCACCTCAGAGATTAGCAGTGCAAATTCAGGCTGACTTTAGAAACGGGGGGCGATAGGAGAGTGGGGGCCTGTGGCTGGTTAcaaacctgcaggattcaggatgTCATTTGTTTGCTTACCCCCATGGCTGCAAAGACAATGGCAAAGTTCTCGGCGCTGTAATCCATCACGTCCTTGGGCTTCTGCACGAGGCCAGCCTGGCGACAGATCTGAGCAGCGATCTGAAAGGAGAACAGCACACGTAAAGCTACTCTTGTGGTTTTTATGCCAGACAGTTTTCTGGTTGGTTTATGCAACGCATCAAGACTGGCTCCAAGTGATTCACATgaagcattattattattattatgaatagGCAACAGACAAACAGTCCTAAGAAGATGTAAGTgcaatggggaaaaaaaattaaaaagcagatCCAATGCAAAAGAAACAATAACATGGAGCTTAACAAGCCGATTCACTTAGCTCGTCTGTTCGTCCCAAATTCTGTAGAAAACTGGATGGAAGGAAAACTATGAATGAGCCTGTGGTGGGAAGGTCTCACCTCGTTATGAGGCAGCCCAGCAGCAGAGAAGATGGGAATCTTCTGCCCTCTGGCAATGCTGTTCATGCCATCAATGGCAGAGATACCGGTCTGAATCATCTCCTCGGGGTAGATACGGCACTGAGGATTAATGGGCTGACCTGCGATCGAACACAAACGCGCTCAGATTTTAGAAgatgtcttgttttattctttaaaaagagaaatcagCTGTGCTGCCCCAAAGCTGTCTCTGTGCCAGAGGCCCCGTATTTTCCCTCGATGTGTTCCTGCTCATAACGGTACGCAGTGACATGCCAACGTTGCAacacttctttattttaaatgctcaGAAACCAAAAACGAGGCCGTACCCATGATGTCCAAGTAGTCTTCGGCCAGAACGCTGGGACCGCGGTCAATGGGTTTGCCTGAGCCGTTGAACACGCGCCctgaaaacaagattttattttatttttttccagtcaacAATTAATCATGTCTTCAGCTGGATAAATGTCTGCCTGATTTATATGGTAGACGAATTCATTACTAAgacagcaataaaaagaaatttattagATTACTCCCTCGGATGTCTGATCTATTCTGTTTTCTGCAAACTCTTAAGATGACTATAAGTACGGGTCTATTGGCTCTCGTCAAACCCACAAGTAGCAAgtacaaataattaattatatattCAGGGACATGATTACACTTGAGAAACAAAAGCAGGTTTACTTTCTGTTTGCACTCAAATGTATTTAACCTAGCACAGCACTGAGATAATCACATTGATTGAGACATTCAGGAACATCAAATGAAGCCTTTGATTCAGGGtgtattttgttcagtttacCAAGGAGTCAGATGATTCAAGTAAATTAGCACAGAGgaggtgaaaatgaaaaaaaaacatgaaaaaaaggcATATAATAGCATAGGTgtctataaataataataattaaaaaaaaaaaacagttaaatcgGGAGTCGAAATGTTGTCTGAGGTCTAATAACTAAATCTGAAGGAAGTGTGGGATTTGTACCCAACATGTCTTCTGACACCGGGGTGCGCAGGATGTCACCAGTGAACTCGCAGGCTGTCTTCTTGGCATCGATGCCTGACGTCCCCTCAAACACCTGCAgcgacacaaacacagacagaacgTGCCGCAGCTGAAAACACTCTCCGTACTGCACTAGAAATACCACCGCTGTTCACCAACAGACTGGCTGCATGACCTTATGAGTGATGGTCACGGAAATTAGTCTAAAATTCACACGGCTCATAATTTTAGGTATATCTGAGGTCTCGTTTTGTGGCTGCTGCAACTCTGCAAACATTTAACCCACATTAGCCAAAGCCGTCTCTCCTGCATGTGGAAAAAGAAATCGGatgatgcaaacaaacaaagaaagtaaTTACCAGACACACAAGTGGAAAAGCACAGTGAATAAACACCATTGTAATATCATTGAATGTTCAAGGCAAATAGCTTTTTGTTGCTTCCTGCAAACATGCATCatctggctttttttctttcttttttttccttttttaagttttcaaacatttccatgGTATTCAATCAATAATAGATTATCTGGTGTGGTCAGGAAACGCACAGAGGATTCCAATAGAAAAGTTGCTTCCTTCTCAAAGTGTTTGAGAAGAATGCTTGAACTGTGTTATAAAGGAGATCATGCCTCAATTTACCCGACTTCAACCAAAGTGAAAGCTGAAAGCTGAGGTTGTGGAGTTTCTGGAAACATCTGGTCCCATAATCCAGGTTCAGGTACTTTgatgaagtagaag
It contains:
- the LOC102233783 gene encoding V-type proton ATPase subunit B, brain isoform; this encodes MATLVANRAMDVNSLGAAARTHTQAVTRNYISHPRLTYSTVSGVNGPLVILDNVKFPRYAEIVHLTLPDGTKRSGQVLEVIGSKAVVQVFEGTSGIDAKKTACEFTGDILRTPVSEDMLGRVFNGSGKPIDRGPSVLAEDYLDIMGQPINPQCRIYPEEMIQTGISAIDGMNSIARGQKIPIFSAAGLPHNEIAAQICRQAGLVQKPKDVMDYSAENFAIVFAAMGVNMETARFFKSDFEENGSMDNVCLFLNLANDPTIERIITPRLALTTAEYLAYQCEKHVLVILTDMSSYAEALREVSAAREEVPGRRGFPGYMYTDLATIYERAGRVEGRNGSITQIPILTMPNDDITHPIPDLTGYITEGQVYVDRQLHNRQIYPPINVLPSLSRLMKSAIGEGMTRKDHADVSNQLYACYAIGKDVQAMKAVVGEEALTSDDLLYLEFLQKFEKNFIAQGPYDNRTVYETLDIGWQLLRIFPKEMLKRIPQSTLAEFYPRESAARH